The Fulvivirga ligni genome window below encodes:
- a CDS encoding universal stress protein: MEPFKNVFVGLDTSEIDVTLVKFASFMADHTSAEKITFVNIVRNLNIPANVRKEFPEIEETALKERKDKIKVTVKEHFKPEKKVKVVYLIKKGQTGTFLDVANKSKADLIIIGQKKGPDATGVTTMRLARRASCNLLIVPDNVEPKVDKLLVPVDFSSYAKLAVEQTIDFAVRTGSKSEIICQNVYTVPAGYHYTGKTFEEFGEIMKKNAQENFEKFIKKIKTRDIPIRAEYDLDTNDNLASDIYELADSEKVDFVIIGAKGRTAAAALFLGSLAEKMVNEKMNQPLLVVRFKGKNAGLIETLREI, encoded by the coding sequence ATGGAACCTTTTAAAAATGTATTTGTAGGTCTTGACACCAGTGAAATAGATGTAACCCTTGTAAAGTTTGCATCATTCATGGCTGACCACACCTCTGCTGAAAAAATCACTTTCGTAAATATTGTGAGGAACCTTAACATTCCTGCCAATGTACGAAAGGAGTTTCCTGAAATAGAGGAGACTGCTCTAAAGGAAAGAAAGGACAAAATTAAGGTAACAGTAAAAGAGCATTTTAAACCAGAGAAGAAGGTTAAAGTAGTGTACCTGATCAAAAAAGGACAAACGGGTACATTTTTAGATGTGGCTAATAAGAGTAAAGCTGACTTAATTATCATAGGTCAGAAAAAAGGACCAGATGCTACCGGCGTTACCACTATGAGGTTAGCGCGTAGAGCCAGCTGTAACCTGCTTATAGTTCCTGATAATGTGGAGCCTAAAGTAGATAAACTTCTGGTACCAGTTGATTTCTCCAGCTATGCTAAACTGGCTGTGGAGCAAACCATTGACTTTGCTGTAAGAACAGGAAGCAAAAGTGAGATCATCTGCCAAAATGTGTACACTGTGCCTGCGGGCTATCACTACACTGGAAAGACTTTCGAAGAGTTTGGTGAGATCATGAAGAAGAATGCACAGGAAAACTTCGAAAAATTCATTAAGAAAATTAAAACCAGAGACATTCCTATTCGTGCGGAATATGATTTGGATACCAATGATAACCTGGCCAGCGACATCTATGAACTGGCAGATTCTGAAAAGGTAGATTTCGTGATTATCGGCGCTAAAGGTAGAACAGCCGCTGCGGCCTTGTTCCTTGGTAGTTTGGCGGAAAAAATGGTGAATGAAAAAATGAATCAGCCTCTTTTAGTAGTGAGATTTAAAGGGAAGAACGCTGGTTTGATAGAAACTTTAAGAGAAATCTAA
- a CDS encoding aminotransferase class V-fold PLP-dependent enzyme, which yields MKKIFFTPGPSQLYFTVEEHLKSALKDNVASISHRSKAYEAIHQRAVENIKELLQLPEGYHVLFTGSANEIWERIVQNLIVSESFHFVNGSFSNRFHDIAENYKINALAKKAEDGKVVAPEEALIPQSCELIAMTQNETSTGAAQPLEDIYAIRKAFPDKLLSLDVVSSAPYIPMDYSQVDTAYFSVQKCFGLPAGLGVWIVNVACVEKALEKLNNDQIIGSYHSLPSMLEKSEKNQTSETPNVLGIDLLGKVTGDMLTKGIDQIRRETEYKSAVLYQAIEECSQLAPFVKEEKYRSKTTLVAETKVDSSEVIGALAQKGIVLGSGYGKYKKEHIRIANFPTHSKESAELIADELVRNFK from the coding sequence ATGAAGAAAATCTTTTTCACACCTGGACCTTCACAACTTTATTTCACTGTAGAAGAGCACCTTAAAAGCGCTCTTAAAGATAATGTTGCTTCCATTTCGCATAGAAGTAAGGCTTATGAGGCCATTCATCAGAGAGCTGTAGAAAACATAAAGGAGTTATTACAACTTCCAGAAGGTTATCATGTGTTGTTCACCGGATCGGCTAATGAAATTTGGGAGCGCATAGTACAGAACTTAATTGTATCTGAATCATTTCACTTTGTAAATGGCTCCTTCTCTAATCGTTTTCATGACATTGCTGAGAATTACAAAATCAATGCGCTTGCTAAAAAAGCAGAAGATGGCAAAGTGGTAGCTCCGGAAGAAGCGTTGATTCCACAATCATGCGAATTGATTGCTATGACTCAAAACGAAACCAGCACCGGTGCTGCCCAGCCATTAGAAGATATTTATGCCATTAGAAAGGCTTTTCCTGATAAATTGCTCTCACTGGATGTGGTTTCTTCGGCTCCATATATTCCTATGGACTATAGCCAGGTAGATACCGCCTATTTCTCAGTGCAAAAGTGCTTTGGACTACCTGCCGGTTTGGGTGTATGGATAGTGAACGTAGCGTGTGTAGAAAAAGCTTTGGAAAAACTGAATAACGACCAGATCATAGGCTCATATCATAGCTTACCTTCCATGCTTGAGAAATCAGAGAAAAACCAGACCTCTGAAACTCCAAATGTGCTAGGCATAGACTTATTAGGCAAGGTTACTGGAGATATGCTCACCAAAGGCATTGATCAGATAAGAAGAGAGACAGAATATAAGTCAGCCGTACTTTACCAGGCTATAGAAGAATGTAGCCAGCTGGCACCCTTTGTAAAAGAAGAAAAATACAGATCTAAAACCACTTTAGTAGCTGAAACCAAGGTTGATAGCAGTGAAGTGATAGGCGCCTTAGCTCAAAAAGGTATTGTTTTAGGCTCTGGATATGGTAAATACAAAAAAGAACATATACGAATAGCTAATTTCCCAACACATTCTAAAGAAAGTGCAGAACTTATTGCCGATGAATTAGTTAGAAATTTTAAATAA
- a CDS encoding UDP-2,3-diacylglucosamine diphosphatase — protein sequence MKEIAKRPVDVVVISDVHLGTYGCHAEDLLRYLKTIKPKKLILNGDIIDIWQFSKRYWPSSHMQIVKHITSLLSKGTEVVYITGNHDEMLRKFVGFKLGKFKIVNKIVLRQGGKKTWIFHGDVFDVTMQHSKWLAKLGAVGYDSLILLNTLVNFISKSMGRGKISLSKRIKDSVKSAVKFIDDFEGTAADIAISNQYDYVLCGHIHHPQHRLVTTDKGQVTYLNSGDWVENLTALEYNDEQWSVYHYLQDPVAMAVKLNKKERQKQFNNQDIFQSMVNEFLTVKA from the coding sequence ATGAAAGAGATAGCAAAACGCCCGGTAGATGTAGTTGTAATATCTGATGTGCACTTAGGAACTTACGGTTGCCATGCAGAGGATCTTCTTCGCTATTTAAAGACCATCAAGCCCAAAAAACTCATTCTCAACGGTGATATTATTGACATCTGGCAGTTTAGCAAGCGCTACTGGCCTAGCTCTCATATGCAAATAGTAAAACACATCACCAGTTTGCTCAGCAAGGGCACTGAAGTAGTGTACATTACTGGTAATCACGACGAAATGCTGAGAAAGTTTGTAGGCTTTAAGCTGGGTAAGTTCAAGATTGTGAACAAGATAGTGCTGAGGCAAGGTGGTAAAAAGACCTGGATCTTCCATGGCGATGTGTTTGATGTTACCATGCAGCATTCCAAATGGCTGGCGAAGCTGGGAGCAGTGGGGTATGACTCATTAATATTACTCAATACGCTAGTCAACTTCATCTCTAAAAGCATGGGCCGGGGTAAAATTTCCCTTTCTAAAAGAATAAAAGACAGCGTAAAATCAGCTGTAAAATTTATAGATGATTTTGAAGGGACAGCCGCTGATATCGCTATCAGTAATCAATATGATTATGTGCTTTGCGGCCATATTCATCACCCTCAACACAGACTGGTGACTACCGATAAAGGACAGGTAACCTACTTAAATTCAGGAGATTGGGTGGAAAACCTTACAGCTCTTGAATATAATGATGAGCAATGGTCAGTTTATCATTATTTGCAAGATCCCGTGGCCATGGCAGTGAAGCTGAACAAGAAAGAAAGACAGAAGCAATTCAATAATCAGGATATATTCCAGAGTATGGTCAACGAATTTTTAACGGTGAAGGCATGA
- a CDS encoding glycosyltransferase family protein, producing the protein MKILYAIQGTGNGHISRAMDVGPAFEKHGEVDYLVSGAQVEINLSKELTYRSPGMSFYFGKKGGINFGKTFMKNSSIRFYKEIKDFPIEKYDLIINDFEPITAWAARRKGMKCIGLSHQGALLSEKCPKPDSNDIVGKMILKRYAPVTQNYGFHFDAFDENIYTPVVRKCIREVKPTDKGHYTVYLPAYADEKIIKVLSQVKDVKWQVFSKHSSQAYAQENVSITPINNDAFINSITSSTGVLCGAGFETPSEAMFLGKKLMVIPMEGQYEQHCNAAALKAMGVPVLKKLKKKKAHKIEEWVQTDHQFQIEYPDETEEIVNSIIEKEMTA; encoded by the coding sequence ATGAAGATTTTATACGCAATTCAGGGTACAGGAAACGGCCACATTAGCAGAGCCATGGACGTAGGGCCGGCTTTTGAGAAGCATGGTGAAGTGGATTATCTGGTAAGTGGAGCTCAAGTAGAAATTAATCTGTCTAAAGAGCTTACTTATCGTTCGCCAGGTATGAGCTTCTACTTTGGTAAAAAGGGAGGTATCAATTTTGGCAAGACTTTCATGAAAAACTCTTCCATCAGGTTTTATAAAGAGATTAAGGACTTCCCCATTGAGAAATATGACTTGATTATCAATGACTTTGAGCCGATCACTGCCTGGGCAGCCAGAAGAAAAGGAATGAAATGTATTGGCCTGAGCCACCAGGGAGCTCTTTTGTCTGAAAAATGCCCCAAGCCTGATTCTAATGACATTGTGGGTAAGATGATTTTAAAAAGATATGCTCCAGTCACCCAGAACTACGGCTTTCACTTTGATGCTTTTGATGAGAATATTTACACTCCTGTGGTTCGCAAATGCATCAGAGAAGTGAAACCTACGGATAAAGGTCATTATACTGTATATCTACCTGCTTATGCAGATGAGAAAATTATAAAAGTGCTGTCTCAGGTAAAAGATGTGAAGTGGCAGGTATTCTCAAAGCATTCATCTCAAGCTTATGCTCAGGAGAATGTGAGTATCACACCCATTAATAACGATGCTTTTATTAACAGCATAACCTCAAGCACCGGCGTATTGTGTGGAGCAGGCTTTGAAACACCTTCTGAAGCCATGTTTTTAGGTAAAAAGCTGATGGTTATACCCATGGAAGGTCAATATGAGCAGCACTGCAATGCCGCTGCTCTGAAGGCCATGGGAGTTCCGGTGTTGAAAAAGCTCAAAAAGAAAAAGGCCCATAAAATAGAGGAGTGGGTGCAAACAGATCACCAATTTCAAATAGAATATCCGGATGAAACGGAGGAGATAGTGAATAGCATTATTGAAAAGGAAATGACAGCATGA
- a CDS encoding response regulator transcription factor produces MKNAHPNKVLLVDDDKDILDLLRYNLQKEGYTVEVERKSTKSVETATKFHPDLIVLDIMMPKVNGIEICRQLRELPDFKNTYIFFLTAKSDKMLQTQALDTGGDDYIEKITGLRALTHKISTVLKNNLIIRKSIKEIKFENLRIDRATNTVYHRNKVVELPRDEFELLYFFAQNPQKAISSDSLLNNIWGSDIYIFSKSVDTYIASIAKKLGKKLISKVNDNEYRFEVMA; encoded by the coding sequence ATGAAAAACGCGCACCCGAATAAGGTTTTACTGGTAGATGACGATAAGGATATTTTAGATTTATTAAGGTACAATTTACAGAAGGAGGGATATACCGTTGAAGTAGAGCGGAAAAGCACCAAGTCTGTAGAAACGGCCACCAAGTTTCATCCAGATTTGATTGTTTTAGATATTATGATGCCCAAGGTGAATGGTATTGAAATCTGCCGACAATTGCGTGAGCTGCCTGATTTCAAAAACACCTACATCTTTTTCCTCACAGCCAAATCTGATAAAATGCTACAGACTCAGGCGCTGGATACAGGAGGGGACGATTACATAGAAAAGATCACTGGCTTAAGGGCATTAACGCATAAAATAAGCACCGTGCTAAAAAATAACCTGATCATCCGCAAAAGCATCAAAGAGATCAAGTTTGAAAACCTGAGAATAGACAGAGCTACTAACACTGTTTATCATAGAAATAAGGTAGTAGAGCTGCCAAGAGATGAATTTGAATTGCTTTATTTCTTTGCACAGAATCCGCAGAAGGCCATTTCGTCAGATAGTCTGTTGAATAATATCTGGGGTTCAGACATTTACATCTTTTCCAAATCAGTAGATACTTACATTGCCAGCATTGCTAAAAAGCTGGGTAAGAAACTGATTTCCAAAGTGAATGATAACGAATATCGCTTTGAGGTGATGGCTTAG
- a CDS encoding glycosyltransferase produces the protein MKNLYLERYAFSEALINDAPDHNLDAIVTIPCYKEEDLISSLQALKNCDREGLSIEVIIVINQSEDADESVNEINTKAFDNALEWSLANDESGFKVYPFFKNDLPRKHAGVGLARKIAMDEAVRRFESISKPEGIIICYDADSSCDKNYLQEVVGFFNNHPKCPGASIYFEHPLEGPYSDQIYQAIIDYELFLRYYVNALRYAGFPYAFETIGSSMAVRSNAYQKQGGMNKRKAGEDFYFLHKIIPMGHFGEINSTKVMPSPRQSDRVPFGTGKAVNDWLREGQLLTYDVQIFDELKQFLDIVPKLYSEPLITPLIATMPASISSFLADNNFEEELDRIKKHSKTYDTFIKQFYHWFDGFKVLKYVHYARDHHYPNLPVNDCSKLLLNQLGKQLKGDENNRMLLEMIREIDRKFS, from the coding sequence ATGAAAAACCTGTATTTAGAAAGGTATGCCTTTAGCGAAGCCTTAATTAACGATGCGCCCGATCATAATTTAGATGCCATTGTCACTATTCCGTGCTATAAGGAAGAAGATTTGATCTCCAGCCTGCAGGCTTTAAAGAACTGCGATCGTGAGGGGCTGAGCATTGAGGTAATCATCGTGATCAATCAGTCGGAAGATGCTGATGAAAGCGTGAATGAGATTAATACAAAGGCCTTTGACAATGCTTTAGAATGGAGTCTTGCAAATGATGAGTCGGGTTTTAAGGTATACCCTTTCTTTAAAAATGATTTACCACGGAAGCATGCCGGAGTAGGCCTGGCCAGAAAGATAGCTATGGATGAGGCCGTAAGGAGGTTTGAATCCATCTCAAAACCTGAAGGTATCATCATTTGCTATGATGCTGATAGCTCGTGCGATAAAAATTACCTGCAGGAAGTGGTCGGCTTTTTCAACAACCACCCGAAGTGCCCGGGAGCCTCCATCTATTTTGAGCACCCTCTGGAAGGCCCTTATTCGGACCAGATATACCAAGCGATCATCGATTATGAGCTATTTCTCAGGTATTACGTAAATGCGCTGAGGTATGCAGGCTTTCCTTATGCCTTTGAAACCATCGGCTCTAGCATGGCTGTAAGAAGTAATGCCTACCAGAAACAAGGTGGCATGAATAAGCGCAAGGCGGGAGAAGACTTTTACTTCCTCCACAAAATCATTCCAATGGGCCATTTCGGTGAGATTAACAGCACCAAAGTGATGCCCTCACCCCGGCAATCTGATCGGGTACCCTTCGGCACCGGAAAAGCCGTAAACGACTGGCTTAGAGAAGGCCAACTCCTCACCTATGATGTGCAGATATTTGATGAGCTTAAGCAGTTTTTAGACATAGTCCCGAAACTTTATTCAGAACCTTTGATCACTCCCCTGATAGCCACAATGCCTGCTTCCATTTCCAGTTTTTTAGCCGATAATAACTTCGAAGAAGAGTTAGATAGAATAAAGAAACACTCAAAAACCTATGATACATTTATCAAGCAATTCTACCACTGGTTCGATGGTTTCAAAGTGTTGAAGTATGTGCACTATGCGAGGGACCATCATTACCCGAATTTGCCAGTTAATGACTGCTCGAAGTTGCTACTCAACCAGCTTGGAAAGCAACTGAAGGGAGATGAAAATAACCGGATGTTATTAGAAATGATTAGGGAAATTGATCGTAAATTTTCCTAA
- the pdxH gene encoding pyridoxamine 5'-phosphate oxidase — MDKNIADIRKDYALKALDVKDVLKDPIKQFEKWLNEALECDIKEATAMNVATVSEQGLPSSRIILLKGVTAEGFTFFTNYMSSKGRELEANPAVALNFFWPELERQVRIQGTAAKVSEEESTEYFQSRPKGSQIGAWCSPQSAVIEDRSLLEERQKTLTEKFSDDEVLPKPKQWGGYLVKPFLIEFWQGRPSRLHDRLLYTLQDDNWKINRLAP, encoded by the coding sequence ATGGATAAAAATATAGCAGATATAAGAAAGGATTATGCTTTAAAGGCATTAGATGTAAAAGATGTGCTTAAAGACCCCATCAAACAGTTTGAAAAATGGCTTAATGAAGCCCTAGAGTGCGACATTAAAGAGGCCACCGCTATGAACGTAGCTACTGTAAGTGAGCAGGGCCTACCTTCTTCCAGAATTATTCTGTTAAAAGGTGTTACCGCTGAAGGATTCACTTTTTTCACCAACTATATGAGTAGTAAAGGTCGCGAACTGGAGGCTAATCCTGCCGTAGCGCTTAATTTCTTCTGGCCAGAGCTGGAAAGACAAGTGCGCATTCAGGGTACTGCCGCAAAAGTGAGCGAAGAAGAGTCTACAGAATACTTCCAAAGCAGACCAAAAGGAAGCCAGATTGGTGCCTGGTGCTCACCACAAAGTGCTGTAATAGAGGACCGTAGCCTTCTGGAGGAACGTCAAAAAACACTTACAGAAAAGTTTAGTGATGACGAGGTACTTCCAAAGCCTAAGCAGTGGGGTGGTTATCTGGTGAAGCCTTTCCTTATAGAATTTTGGCAAGGAAGACCGAGCAGATTGCATGACAGATTGCTCTATACTTTACAAGACGACAACTGGAAAATCAACAGGCTGGCTCCTTGA
- a CDS encoding tRNA-(ms[2]io[6]A)-hydroxylase, with protein MKLSIELACESSPEWVEAVMGDFDSFLQDHANCERKASAMAMSFVAKYPDRVEIIPELIETGIEELEHFQAVYQIMQERGVQLPPEMGQDIYVKKLIDQCYTDVERRFLDRLLLASIIECRGAERFRLVYEALPVGELKTFYHNLWASEAKHGNIFVKMALNYFDRDLTYKRLEELNLIEAQVLRSLPLKPALH; from the coding sequence ATGAAACTAAGTATAGAGTTGGCTTGTGAGAGCAGTCCGGAATGGGTAGAGGCAGTAATGGGAGATTTCGACTCCTTTTTGCAAGACCACGCTAACTGTGAAAGAAAAGCCTCTGCCATGGCCATGAGCTTTGTGGCCAAATACCCGGATCGGGTAGAAATCATCCCTGAGTTAATAGAAACAGGAATTGAGGAGTTGGAGCATTTTCAGGCTGTATATCAGATCATGCAGGAGCGAGGTGTGCAGCTACCCCCAGAAATGGGCCAGGATATTTATGTAAAGAAGCTTATTGACCAGTGCTATACTGATGTGGAAAGAAGGTTTTTGGATCGCTTGTTACTGGCATCGATCATAGAATGTCGTGGTGCGGAGAGGTTCAGGCTGGTGTATGAAGCTTTGCCTGTGGGCGAATTGAAGACATTTTATCATAATTTGTGGGCATCGGAAGCTAAGCATGGCAATATTTTCGTAAAAATGGCCTTAAATTATTTTGATCGGGACCTTACATATAAGAGATTAGAAGAATTGAATTTAATTGAGGCCCAGGTGTTACGGTCTTTGCCACTTAAACCCGCTTTGCATTAA
- a CDS encoding YqgE/AlgH family protein — MEYFRYKNNFKPEKGSLLISEPFLPDPNFERTVILLCEHNQDGSFGFVLNKASAVMLDEIMDDVADFNEKVYIGGPVQQDTLHFVHRQPNIEDSIQIAEGLFWGGNFDQVLSLIDTKQVSGSDFRFFVGYSGWGEGQLNDELQADSWIVANYATSDLVFNTHEDELWKVVLKELGGRFNVYSNYPIDPRLN, encoded by the coding sequence ATGGAATACTTCAGATACAAAAACAATTTTAAACCAGAGAAAGGGAGCTTGTTAATTTCTGAGCCTTTTCTTCCAGATCCTAATTTTGAGCGTACGGTCATACTTCTGTGCGAGCATAATCAGGATGGTTCATTTGGTTTTGTATTGAATAAAGCATCAGCCGTAATGCTCGACGAGATTATGGATGATGTGGCAGATTTCAATGAAAAGGTTTATATCGGTGGGCCAGTGCAGCAAGATACTTTGCACTTTGTACACCGGCAGCCAAACATAGAAGATAGCATCCAGATAGCCGAAGGGCTTTTTTGGGGAGGTAACTTTGACCAGGTTTTGTCATTGATAGACACAAAGCAGGTGTCAGGCAGTGACTTTCGCTTTTTTGTGGGTTATTCTGGTTGGGGAGAAGGTCAGCTGAACGATGAGCTGCAGGCAGACTCATGGATAGTGGCCAATTATGCTACCTCTGATCTGGTGTTTAATACACACGAAGATGAGCTATGGAAAGTGGTGTTAAAGGAATTAGGAGGGCGTTTTAACGTCTATTCAAATTATCCTATTGACCCACGCTTAAATTGA